The genomic stretch AGCCGCAGCCTGGTGGAGACGCAAGGCTGGGGCATCAGGAACCTGACAATGGATGTCTGCCAGGGAGGCCATAGTTGCCTTAAGAAGAACTCTATGGGCTGGGATATTTATCCTGAAGGTTTATACAGCGTGCTCTTAGAATTTAAAAAATATAACCTGCCGCTGTTTATTTTAGAAAACGGCGTATGTACTGACGACGATAATTTAAGGTGGGATTTTATCTATGCGCATTTAAAAAATTTACATCTGGCGATACAGGCAGGGGCGCCTCTCTTAGGCTATATTTACTGGTCGCTGATAGACAATTTTGAATGGGATAAAGGTTTCGCCCCGCGTTTCGGCCTTATTGAAATAGATTACCATACTTATAGGCGCACTGTCAGAGAAAGCGCAAAGAGACTTTCTTTAGTCTGTAAGACGGGCAGGTTGGAGTAAAAATGGAGACCGTAAATAAAGACTACATCTTCCAGGAGATTCCTTTATTTTTAGGCTTATCCCGAATAGAATTAGATATTATTAAGGAAAAAAGCAGTTTCGTAGAATACAGGAAGGGAGAGCTTATTTATAAAGAGGGTTCGCCTCCGGATGCCTTTTATTGCATTATTCTAGGCAGGGTAGTCATCTATACCCAGGACACCCAGGGCAACGAAACAGCCCTGGAGTATCTGCACCGCGGAAAATATTTCGGGATTATCTCGCTTTTGACAGGCGAGCCCCATTCCGTTACTGCCAGGGCCATAAATGACAGCCTGCTTCTGGTGATTAAGAAAGAAGACTTCGATTTTGTTTTGAAGAAGATCCCGCGCCTGGCTATTGATTTAAGCCAGACCTTATCCCGCAGGCTCAAACGCAAGGACATCCACCAGAAGACGGTTTTTGAAAGCGCTATTATTGCCGTATTCAGCTCTTATTCGCAGGCCGGTAAGACTGTATATGCGCTGAATCTGGCTTTAAGCCTTCAAAAGGAAACGCATAAGTCTGCGGCCATATTGGATATATGCCTTAAGGATAATACCCACAGCCTGCCCGCAAAATTAGAAATTAATACCAACTATCCTGTTTTTAGTCTCTCTGGCTCTACGGCAGATGCCCCTGATAAGATAAAAGATTTCGTTTTACATAATAACTTCGGCATGGATTTAATCTGTTTTTCTTACGAACAGGAAGATGCCTCTTGCGTGAAAAACCTGATCGCTGTTTTAACCCTTTTAGTGAACGATTATCACTACCTGATTTTAGACTTACCTTCGGCCATGGACCGCGCGGTCTTTGATATGCTGCATCAGTCAGACGTGATTAATATCCTTACCAGCCCTGAGCCTGTGGATTTAAAGAGGACGCGCCATTTGATAGAAAGGCTTAAAGCAGACTTTCATTTCCCCGAGAAAAAGATAAAAGTCATCATTAATGAATATAAACTCTCCAGGCTTACGCATGAAGGGCAAAGAGAACTTTTGGGTCAGCCGATATTCGCTACCCTGCCTAAGATAGAATTTTCCAGCACTGACAGGCTGGTATTGACGGGCCCGGATAGCGAATACGCCAAAGCTGTAAAAAGAATCGCGCGCCAGATGGGGGATTGTTTGGTAGGCCTGGCATTAGGCGTGGGCTTTGCTTATGGTTTTTGCCATATCGGGGTCTTGAAGGTAATTGAGGAGGAGAAGATACCCGTAGATGCGATCGCCGGCTCCAGTATCGGCGCGGTTATCGCTGCCCTTTGGGCGACAGGTAAGTCATCTGGCGAGATACTCCAGATAACCAAAGAATTCAAAGAGCCCAAATACATCTGGAGTTTTATAGACCTGACCCTGCCGCTAATGGGCTTTATTAAAGGCAATAAACTCTATAATTTCCTGAAGAAACACTTAGGAAATAAGACTTTTTATGATGTCAAGCTGCCATTGATGATTATCGCCAGCGATGTAAAAAAGAAAGAATCCCGGATTATAGATAAAGGTTTGCTGATAGACGCGATTATGGCCAGCTGTGCCATGCCCGGCGTATTCAAGCCCTTTAAATTTAAAGAGGAAATATTGTTTGACGGAGGAGTGATCAATCCTTTGCCTACGGAGGCATTATTTAAAACAGGCATGAAAAAGATTATTGCCGTGAATGTCACGCCCTCTAAAGAGGATATACTCAGCCAATACGAAAAAGTAAAGGAAGCCATTGATATAAAGGAGATAAAAAAGAAGAAGTGGTTCGGTTTAGGCAGCTATATTAGGGATAAGTTCAAAGATAATATAGTCGGCATCATATTCAGCAGTATCGAGATGCTGCAGTCGGAAGTGGCGCAAAAAGAGGCGCAGCTGGCGGATATCGTGCTTCATCCGGATACCGGCGGCCTGCATTGGCTACAACTGCATAAGTCAGAAGATTTTGCCAAAAGAGGAGAGGATGAAACGCGTAAGAACCTAGATAAAATCTGGCAGGTCATTAATGAATAAAATGGAGGAAAAAATGTTAAATCCCAAATCCCAATTTACAAATCCCAAACAAATCCCAAATCCCAATTTACAAAATTATAAACAAAAAATTTTCAGTCATTGGTTATTATTGGGAATTTGCTACTTGATGTTTGGAATTTTAATGAGCGGTTGCGCTTCGCTGACCGAGGCGGCTAAAGGGTTCGCCGGCATTTCTACCAAAGTTCTGGAGGACAACCGTAGTTCTGCCATCACTAAGGTCTTTAATTACGATTACTTTAGCTCTTATACCAAAACGCTGGATATCCTTAAGCGCATGGAGGCATACATTTATAAACAGGACATTAAAAAGCATATGATTGCTATTTATGTTTCCCGCGAAGATACTACTGTGGTGGGTTTATTTTTTAAAGAGATAGACGCTAATAATACCAAAATAGAAGTATCTTCGCCGAGCACCTATGCCAAAGAGTTTATTTCCGCAGGCGTATTTTCTGTTTTGGATAAAACAATGACTTTGGAAGAACTGGAGGTGCGTACCCGTGTACAAAGACAAAAAGCAAAAGAACAAGCAGGACTGGGAGATAAATAAATTTATCAGGGAATGCCACCGTATCGCTAAAGATAAGGGTTGGTGGGACAGCGAACGTAACGACGGAGAGCTCATCGCCCTGATGCATTCGGAGTTATCCGAGGCCTTAGAGGCGATGCGTAACCACGGCCACAAAGATAATATTGCGGAAGAATTGGCAGACTGCTGCATCCGTATCTTTGATTACTGCGGGGCCAGAGATATTGACCTGGAAAAAACCCTCCTGAAGAAAATAGAATATAATAAGACCCGTCCCTACCGGCATGGTAAAAAATTCTAAATTGCTCACTGCAAGGCAATCAAAAGATATCGATATAAAGGCGCGTGAAGTTTTCGGTATTTCTACTCTCGTCTTAATGGAGAATGCCGGGAGAGGGGTTTCTGAGGAAGCAATAAAACTACTGCGCCGCAAGGAAAAGAAGGTGGCGATATTTTGCGGTAAGGGCAATAATGGCGGCGATGGGTTTGTAACAGCGAGGCATCTTTTAACGCAGGGGATAAAACCCGATATTTATTTAGCCGGCAGTATCGCTGAAGTAGAAAATGAGGCGAGGCCGAACCTGGAGATTTTGTTAAAATTAAAACAGAGGGTGCTGGAAATTAGTGAGGAAAATTTGCATTTAGTAAAAAATAAGATTTCCGGATATAATCTGATTATTGATGCGCTTTTGGGAGTGGGTTTAGCGGGCGAAGTAAGGGGTATTTATCGGGACTTAATCGGCATCATCAATATCTCCAATGCCCATATCTTATCCGTGGATATACCTTCGGGTTTGGATGCTACAACAGGAAGGGTATTGGGTTGTTGTGTAAAAGCTGATACAACCGTGACCTTTGTGGCTAAGAAGCGCGGTATGCTTGTTGGCGATGGGCCGAAGTATTGCGGTAGAATCGTAGTCAAGGACTTAGGGATACCGATATAGTATTTTGCTGCGGGCTTTGCTCGCGTGCTGAAATTGTTCGCTGACGCACGAAGGCTTACGTCTCGCTTTCGCTCGCAACTTACGCTGGTAAGAGTAGGTTACTCAGGCTTTGAGCTTGACGTAATTCCTCGTGC from Candidatus Omnitrophota bacterium encodes the following:
- a CDS encoding patatin-like phospholipase family protein, producing METVNKDYIFQEIPLFLGLSRIELDIIKEKSSFVEYRKGELIYKEGSPPDAFYCIILGRVVIYTQDTQGNETALEYLHRGKYFGIISLLTGEPHSVTARAINDSLLLVIKKEDFDFVLKKIPRLAIDLSQTLSRRLKRKDIHQKTVFESAIIAVFSSYSQAGKTVYALNLALSLQKETHKSAAILDICLKDNTHSLPAKLEINTNYPVFSLSGSTADAPDKIKDFVLHNNFGMDLICFSYEQEDASCVKNLIAVLTLLVNDYHYLILDLPSAMDRAVFDMLHQSDVINILTSPEPVDLKRTRHLIERLKADFHFPEKKIKVIINEYKLSRLTHEGQRELLGQPIFATLPKIEFSSTDRLVLTGPDSEYAKAVKRIARQMGDCLVGLALGVGFAYGFCHIGVLKVIEEEKIPVDAIAGSSIGAVIAALWATGKSSGEILQITKEFKEPKYIWSFIDLTLPLMGFIKGNKLYNFLKKHLGNKTFYDVKLPLMIIASDVKKKESRIIDKGLLIDAIMASCAMPGVFKPFKFKEEILFDGGVINPLPTEALFKTGMKKIIAVNVTPSKEDILSQYEKVKEAIDIKEIKKKKWFGLGSYIRDKFKDNIVGIIFSSIEMLQSEVAQKEAQLADIVLHPDTGGLHWLQLHKSEDFAKRGEDETRKNLDKIWQVINE
- a CDS encoding NAD(P)H-hydrate epimerase; this encodes MVKNSKLLTARQSKDIDIKAREVFGISTLVLMENAGRGVSEEAIKLLRRKEKKVAIFCGKGNNGGDGFVTARHLLTQGIKPDIYLAGSIAEVENEARPNLEILLKLKQRVLEISEENLHLVKNKISGYNLIIDALLGVGLAGEVRGIYRDLIGIINISNAHILSVDIPSGLDATTGRVLGCCVKADTTVTFVAKKRGMLVGDGPKYCGRIVVKDLGIPI